A single Pan troglodytes isolate AG18354 chromosome 19, NHGRI_mPanTro3-v2.0_pri, whole genome shotgun sequence DNA region contains:
- the SPATA20 gene encoding spermatogenesis-associated protein 20 isoform X7: MSHLSSPPKKHKGERKGHSLPHGSERGSSSRDKDRSATVSSSVPMPAGGKGSHPSSTPQRVPNRLIHEKSPYLLQHAYNPVDWYPWGQEAFDKARKENKPIFLSVGYSTCHWCHMMEEESFQNEEIGRLLSEDFVSVKVDREERPDVDKVYMMFVQATSSGGGWPMNVWLTPNLQPFVGGTYFPPEDGLTRVGFRTVLLRIREQWKQNKNTLLENSQRVTTALLARSEISVGDRQLPPSAATVNNRCFQQLDEGYDEEYGGFAEAPKFPTPVILSFLFSYWLSHRLTQDGSRAQQMALHTLKMMANGGIRDHVGQGFHRYSTDRQWHVPHFEKMLYDQAQLAVAYSQAFQLSGDEFYSDVAKGILQYVARSLSHRSGGFYSAEDADSPPERGLRPKEGAYYVWTVKEVQQLLPEPVLGATEPLTSGQLLMKHYGLTEAGNISPSQDPKGELQGQNVLTVRYSLELTAARFGLDVEAVRTLLNTGLEKLFQARKHRPKPHLDSKMLAAWNGLMVSGYAVTGAVLGQDRLINYATNGAKFLKRHMFDVASGRLMRTCYTGPGGTVEHRPGWSRAQRQFRVSPQPAPAAWLHGPQGLDGQVCVPIDRLFRAHAPCPGGVARDGPRPLSPAADPQADRDLWRPSGQGHQGPGAVRPLCLHS; this comes from the exons ATGAGCCACCTCTCCTCACCCCCCAAAAAACATAAGGGGGAGCGCAAAGGCCACAGTCTCCCCCATGGTTCAGAAAG GGGTAGCTCCTCCCGGGACAAGGACCGAAGTGCGACGGTCAGTAGTTCAGTGCCCATGCCTGCTGGAGGGAAGGGAAGCCATCCTTCATCTACACCCCAGAGGGTCCCCAACCGCCTGATCCACGAGAAGTCACCATACCTCCTACAACATGCCTACAATCCTGTGGACTG GTACCCCTGGGGACAGGAAGCCTTCGACAAGGCCAGGAAGGAAAACAAGCCGATTTTCCTCTCAG TCGGGTACTCCACCTGCCACTGGTGCCACATGATGGAAGAGGAGTCCTTCCAGAATGAGGAGATCGGCCGCCTGCTCAGTGAGGACTTTGTGAGTGTGAAGGTAGACCGTGAGGAGCGGCCTGACGTGGACAAGGTGTACATGATGTTCGTGCAG GCCACCAGCAGCGGCGGGGGCTGGCCCATGAATGTGTGGCTGACTCCCAACCTCCAGCCCTTTGTCGGGGGCACCTATTTCCCTCCTGAGGATGGCTTGACCCGAGTCGGCTTCCGCACAGTGTTGCTGAGAATACGAGAACAG TGGAAACAGAACAAGAACACCCTGCTAGAAAATAGCCAGCGTGTCACCACTGCCCTGCTGGCCCGATCAGAGATCAGCGTGGGTGACCGCCAGCTGCCGCCCTCTGCCGCCACCGTGAACAATCGCTGCTTCCAGCAGCTGGACGAGGGCTATGATGAGGAATACGGTGGCTTCGCTGAGGCCCCCAAGTTTCCCACGCCGG TGATCCTGAGCTTCCTGTTCTCCTACTGGCTCAGCCATCGACTGACTCAGGATGGCTCTCGGGCCCAGCAGATGGCCTTGCATACCCTGAAAATGATGGCTAACGGGGGCATCCGGGACCATGTGGGGCAG GGCTTTCACCGCTACTCCACAGACCGCCAGTGGCACGTCCCTCACTTTGAGAAGATGCTCTATGACCAGGCACAGCTCGCTGTGGCCTATTCGCAGGCCTTCCAG CTCTCTGGTGATGAATTCTACTCTGACGTGGCCAAAGGCATCCTGCAGTATGTGGCTCGGAGCCTGAGCCACCGG tcCGGAGGCTTCTATAGCGCAGAGGATGCAGACTCGCCCCCAGAGCGGGGCCTGCGGCCCAAAGAGGGCGCCTACTATGTGTGGACGGTCAAAGAGGTTCAGCAGCTCCTCCCGGAGCCTGTGTTGGGTGCCACTGAGCCGCTGACCTCAGGCCAGCTCCTCATGAAGCACTACGGCCTCACAGAGGCTGGTAACATCAGCCCCAGTCAG GACCCCAAGGGGGAGCTGCAGGGCCAGAATGTGCTGACCGTCCGGTACTCGCTGGAGCTGACTGCTGCCCGCTTTGGCTTGGATGTGGAGGCCGTGCGGACCTTGCTCAATACAGGGCTGGAGAAGCTCTTCCAGGCCCGGAAGCATCGGCCCAAGCCGCACCTGGACAGCAAGATGCTGGCTGCCTGGAATG GCTTGATGGTGTCAGGCTATGCTGTGACTGGGGCTGTCCTGGGCCAAGACAGGCTGATCAACTATGCCACCAATGGTGCCAAGTTCCTGAAGCGGCACATGTTTGATGTGGCCAGTGGCCGCCTGATGCGGACCTGCTACACCGGCCCTGGGGGGACTGTGGAGCACAG ACCAGGATGGAGCAGAGCCCAGCGCCAATTCCGTGTCAGCCCACAACCTGCTCCGGCTGCATGGCTTCACGGGCCACAAGGACTGGATGGACAAGTGTGTGTGCCTATTGACCGCCTTTTCCGAGCGCATGCGCCGTGTCCCGGTGGCGTTGCCCGAGATGGTCCGCGCCCTCTCAGCCCAGCAGCAGACCCTCAAGCAG ATCGTGATCTGTGGAGACCGTCAGGCCAAGGACACCAAGGCCCTGGTGCAGTGCGTCCACTCTGTCTACATTCCTAA
- the SPATA20 gene encoding spermatogenesis-associated protein 20 isoform X2, translating to MLGARAWLGRVLLLPRAGAGLAASRRGSSSRDKDRSATVSSSVPMPAGGKGSHPSSTPQRVPNRLIHEKSPYLLQHAYNPVDWYPWGQEAFDKARKENKPIFLSVGYSTCHWCHMMEEESFQNEEIGRLLSEDFVSVKVDREERPDVDKVYMMFVQATSSGGGWPMNVWLTPNLQPFVGGTYFPPEDGLTRVGFRTVLLRIREQWKQNKNTLLENSQRVTTALLARSEISVGDRQLPPSAATVNNRCFQQLDEGYDEEYGGFAEAPKFPTPVILSFLFSYWLSHRLTQDGSRAQQMALHTLKMMANGGIRDHVGQGFHRYSTDRQWHVPHFEKMLYDQAQLAVAYSQAFQLSGDEFYSDVAKGILQYVARSLSHRSGGFYSAEDADSPPERGLRPKEGAYYVWTVKEVQQLLPEPVLGATEPLTSGQLLMKHYGLTEAGNISPSQDPKGELQGQNVLTVRYSLELTAARFGLDVEAVRTLLNTGLEKLFQARKHRPKPHLDSKMLAAWNGLMVSGYAVTGAVLGQDRLINYATNGAKFLKRHMFDVASGRLMRTCYTGPGGTVEHSNPPCWGFLEDYAFVVRGLLDLYEASQESAWLEWALRLQDTQDRLFWDSQGGGYFCSEAELGAGLPLRLKDDQDGAEPSANSVSAHNLLRLHGFTGHKDWMDKCVCLLTAFSERMRRVPVALPEMVRALSAQQQTLKQIVICGDRQAKDTKALVQCVHSVYIPNKVLILADGDPSSFLSRQLPFLSTLRRLEDQATAYVCENQACSMPITDPCELRKLLHP from the exons ATGCTGGGCGCGCGGGCCTGGTTGGGCCGCGTCCTTCTGCTGCCCCGCGCCGGTGCAGGCCTCGCCGCGAGCCGCAG GGGTAGCTCCTCCCGGGACAAGGACCGAAGTGCGACGGTCAGTAGTTCAGTGCCCATGCCTGCTGGAGGGAAGGGAAGCCATCCTTCATCTACACCCCAGAGGGTCCCCAACCGCCTGATCCACGAGAAGTCACCATACCTCCTACAACATGCCTACAATCCTGTGGACTG GTACCCCTGGGGACAGGAAGCCTTCGACAAGGCCAGGAAGGAAAACAAGCCGATTTTCCTCTCAG TCGGGTACTCCACCTGCCACTGGTGCCACATGATGGAAGAGGAGTCCTTCCAGAATGAGGAGATCGGCCGCCTGCTCAGTGAGGACTTTGTGAGTGTGAAGGTAGACCGTGAGGAGCGGCCTGACGTGGACAAGGTGTACATGATGTTCGTGCAG GCCACCAGCAGCGGCGGGGGCTGGCCCATGAATGTGTGGCTGACTCCCAACCTCCAGCCCTTTGTCGGGGGCACCTATTTCCCTCCTGAGGATGGCTTGACCCGAGTCGGCTTCCGCACAGTGTTGCTGAGAATACGAGAACAG TGGAAACAGAACAAGAACACCCTGCTAGAAAATAGCCAGCGTGTCACCACTGCCCTGCTGGCCCGATCAGAGATCAGCGTGGGTGACCGCCAGCTGCCGCCCTCTGCCGCCACCGTGAACAATCGCTGCTTCCAGCAGCTGGACGAGGGCTATGATGAGGAATACGGTGGCTTCGCTGAGGCCCCCAAGTTTCCCACGCCGG TGATCCTGAGCTTCCTGTTCTCCTACTGGCTCAGCCATCGACTGACTCAGGATGGCTCTCGGGCCCAGCAGATGGCCTTGCATACCCTGAAAATGATGGCTAACGGGGGCATCCGGGACCATGTGGGGCAG GGCTTTCACCGCTACTCCACAGACCGCCAGTGGCACGTCCCTCACTTTGAGAAGATGCTCTATGACCAGGCACAGCTCGCTGTGGCCTATTCGCAGGCCTTCCAG CTCTCTGGTGATGAATTCTACTCTGACGTGGCCAAAGGCATCCTGCAGTATGTGGCTCGGAGCCTGAGCCACCGG tcCGGAGGCTTCTATAGCGCAGAGGATGCAGACTCGCCCCCAGAGCGGGGCCTGCGGCCCAAAGAGGGCGCCTACTATGTGTGGACGGTCAAAGAGGTTCAGCAGCTCCTCCCGGAGCCTGTGTTGGGTGCCACTGAGCCGCTGACCTCAGGCCAGCTCCTCATGAAGCACTACGGCCTCACAGAGGCTGGTAACATCAGCCCCAGTCAG GACCCCAAGGGGGAGCTGCAGGGCCAGAATGTGCTGACCGTCCGGTACTCGCTGGAGCTGACTGCTGCCCGCTTTGGCTTGGATGTGGAGGCCGTGCGGACCTTGCTCAATACAGGGCTGGAGAAGCTCTTCCAGGCCCGGAAGCATCGGCCCAAGCCGCACCTGGACAGCAAGATGCTGGCTGCCTGGAATG GCTTGATGGTGTCAGGCTATGCTGTGACTGGGGCTGTCCTGGGCCAAGACAGGCTGATCAACTATGCCACCAATGGTGCCAAGTTCCTGAAGCGGCACATGTTTGATGTGGCCAGTGGCCGCCTGATGCGGACCTGCTACACCGGCCCTGGGGGGACTGTGGAGCACAG CAACCCCCCCTGCTGGGGCTTCCTGGAGGACTACGCCTTCGTGGTGCGGGGCCTGCTGGACCTGTATGAGGCCTCACAGGAGAGTGCGTGGCTCGAGTGGGCTCTGCGGCTGCAGGACACACAGGACAGGCTCTTTTGGGACTCCCAGGGTGGCGGCTACTTCTGCAGTGAGGCTGAGCTGGGGGCTGGCCTGCCCCTGCGTCTGAAGGACG ACCAGGATGGAGCAGAGCCCAGCGCCAATTCCGTGTCAGCCCACAACCTGCTCCGGCTGCATGGCTTCACGGGCCACAAGGACTGGATGGACAAGTGTGTGTGCCTATTGACCGCCTTTTCCGAGCGCATGCGCCGTGTCCCGGTGGCGTTGCCCGAGATGGTCCGCGCCCTCTCAGCCCAGCAGCAGACCCTCAAGCAG ATCGTGATCTGTGGAGACCGTCAGGCCAAGGACACCAAGGCCCTGGTGCAGTGCGTCCACTCTGTCTACATTCCTAACAAG GTGCTGATTCTGGCTGATGGGGACCCCTCGAGCTTCCTGTCCCGCCAGCTGCCTTTCCTGAGTACCCTCCGACGGTTGGAAGACCAGGCCACTGCATATGTGTGTGAGAATCAAGCCTGCTCAATGCCCATCACTGATCCCTGCGAATTACGAAAACTACTACATCCATGA
- the SPATA20 gene encoding spermatogenesis-associated protein 20 isoform X5, whose translation MLGARAWLGRVLLLPRAGAGLAASRRGSSSRDKDRSATVSSSVPMPAGGKGSHPSSTPQRVPNRLIHEKSPYLLQHAYNPVDWYPWGQEAFDKARKENKPIFLSVGYSTCHWCHMMEEESFQNEEIGRLLSEDFVSVKVDREERPDVDKVYMMFVQATSSGGGWPMNVWLTPNLQPFVGGTYFPPEDGLTRVGFRTVLLRIREQWKQNKNTLLENSQRVTTALLARSEISVGDRQLPPSAATVNNRCFQQLDEGYDEEYGGFAEAPKFPTPVILSFLFSYWLSHRLTQDGSRAQQMALHTLKMMANGGIRDHVGQGFHRYSTDRQWHVPHFEKMLYDQAQLAVAYSQAFQLSGDEFYSDVAKGILQYVARSLSHRSGGFYSAEDADSPPERGLRPKEGAYYVWTVKEVQQLLPEPVLGATEPLTSGQLLMKHYGLTEAGNISPSQDPKGELQGQNVLTVRYSLELTAARFGLDVEAVRTLLNTGLEKLFQARKHRPKPHLDSKMLAAWNGLMVSGYAVTGAVLGQDRLINYATNGAKFLKRHMFDVASGRLMRTCYTGPGGTVEHRPGWSRAQRQFRVSPQPAPAAWLHGPQGLDGQVCVPIDRLFRAHAPCPGGVARDGPRPLSPAADPQADRDLWRPSGQGHQGPGAVRPLCLHS comes from the exons ATGCTGGGCGCGCGGGCCTGGTTGGGCCGCGTCCTTCTGCTGCCCCGCGCCGGTGCAGGCCTCGCCGCGAGCCGCAG GGGTAGCTCCTCCCGGGACAAGGACCGAAGTGCGACGGTCAGTAGTTCAGTGCCCATGCCTGCTGGAGGGAAGGGAAGCCATCCTTCATCTACACCCCAGAGGGTCCCCAACCGCCTGATCCACGAGAAGTCACCATACCTCCTACAACATGCCTACAATCCTGTGGACTG GTACCCCTGGGGACAGGAAGCCTTCGACAAGGCCAGGAAGGAAAACAAGCCGATTTTCCTCTCAG TCGGGTACTCCACCTGCCACTGGTGCCACATGATGGAAGAGGAGTCCTTCCAGAATGAGGAGATCGGCCGCCTGCTCAGTGAGGACTTTGTGAGTGTGAAGGTAGACCGTGAGGAGCGGCCTGACGTGGACAAGGTGTACATGATGTTCGTGCAG GCCACCAGCAGCGGCGGGGGCTGGCCCATGAATGTGTGGCTGACTCCCAACCTCCAGCCCTTTGTCGGGGGCACCTATTTCCCTCCTGAGGATGGCTTGACCCGAGTCGGCTTCCGCACAGTGTTGCTGAGAATACGAGAACAG TGGAAACAGAACAAGAACACCCTGCTAGAAAATAGCCAGCGTGTCACCACTGCCCTGCTGGCCCGATCAGAGATCAGCGTGGGTGACCGCCAGCTGCCGCCCTCTGCCGCCACCGTGAACAATCGCTGCTTCCAGCAGCTGGACGAGGGCTATGATGAGGAATACGGTGGCTTCGCTGAGGCCCCCAAGTTTCCCACGCCGG TGATCCTGAGCTTCCTGTTCTCCTACTGGCTCAGCCATCGACTGACTCAGGATGGCTCTCGGGCCCAGCAGATGGCCTTGCATACCCTGAAAATGATGGCTAACGGGGGCATCCGGGACCATGTGGGGCAG GGCTTTCACCGCTACTCCACAGACCGCCAGTGGCACGTCCCTCACTTTGAGAAGATGCTCTATGACCAGGCACAGCTCGCTGTGGCCTATTCGCAGGCCTTCCAG CTCTCTGGTGATGAATTCTACTCTGACGTGGCCAAAGGCATCCTGCAGTATGTGGCTCGGAGCCTGAGCCACCGG tcCGGAGGCTTCTATAGCGCAGAGGATGCAGACTCGCCCCCAGAGCGGGGCCTGCGGCCCAAAGAGGGCGCCTACTATGTGTGGACGGTCAAAGAGGTTCAGCAGCTCCTCCCGGAGCCTGTGTTGGGTGCCACTGAGCCGCTGACCTCAGGCCAGCTCCTCATGAAGCACTACGGCCTCACAGAGGCTGGTAACATCAGCCCCAGTCAG GACCCCAAGGGGGAGCTGCAGGGCCAGAATGTGCTGACCGTCCGGTACTCGCTGGAGCTGACTGCTGCCCGCTTTGGCTTGGATGTGGAGGCCGTGCGGACCTTGCTCAATACAGGGCTGGAGAAGCTCTTCCAGGCCCGGAAGCATCGGCCCAAGCCGCACCTGGACAGCAAGATGCTGGCTGCCTGGAATG GCTTGATGGTGTCAGGCTATGCTGTGACTGGGGCTGTCCTGGGCCAAGACAGGCTGATCAACTATGCCACCAATGGTGCCAAGTTCCTGAAGCGGCACATGTTTGATGTGGCCAGTGGCCGCCTGATGCGGACCTGCTACACCGGCCCTGGGGGGACTGTGGAGCACAG ACCAGGATGGAGCAGAGCCCAGCGCCAATTCCGTGTCAGCCCACAACCTGCTCCGGCTGCATGGCTTCACGGGCCACAAGGACTGGATGGACAAGTGTGTGTGCCTATTGACCGCCTTTTCCGAGCGCATGCGCCGTGTCCCGGTGGCGTTGCCCGAGATGGTCCGCGCCCTCTCAGCCCAGCAGCAGACCCTCAAGCAG ATCGTGATCTGTGGAGACCGTCAGGCCAAGGACACCAAGGCCCTGGTGCAGTGCGTCCACTCTGTCTACATTCCTAA
- the SPATA20 gene encoding spermatogenesis-associated protein 20 isoform X1 codes for MLGARAWLGRVLLLPRAGAGLAASRRCPGVWPRTWPHRSPSRGSSSRDKDRSATVSSSVPMPAGGKGSHPSSTPQRVPNRLIHEKSPYLLQHAYNPVDWYPWGQEAFDKARKENKPIFLSVGYSTCHWCHMMEEESFQNEEIGRLLSEDFVSVKVDREERPDVDKVYMMFVQATSSGGGWPMNVWLTPNLQPFVGGTYFPPEDGLTRVGFRTVLLRIREQWKQNKNTLLENSQRVTTALLARSEISVGDRQLPPSAATVNNRCFQQLDEGYDEEYGGFAEAPKFPTPVILSFLFSYWLSHRLTQDGSRAQQMALHTLKMMANGGIRDHVGQGFHRYSTDRQWHVPHFEKMLYDQAQLAVAYSQAFQLSGDEFYSDVAKGILQYVARSLSHRSGGFYSAEDADSPPERGLRPKEGAYYVWTVKEVQQLLPEPVLGATEPLTSGQLLMKHYGLTEAGNISPSQDPKGELQGQNVLTVRYSLELTAARFGLDVEAVRTLLNTGLEKLFQARKHRPKPHLDSKMLAAWNGLMVSGYAVTGAVLGQDRLINYATNGAKFLKRHMFDVASGRLMRTCYTGPGGTVEHSNPPCWGFLEDYAFVVRGLLDLYEASQESAWLEWALRLQDTQDRLFWDSQGGGYFCSEAELGAGLPLRLKDDQDGAEPSANSVSAHNLLRLHGFTGHKDWMDKCVCLLTAFSERMRRVPVALPEMVRALSAQQQTLKQIVICGDRQAKDTKALVQCVHSVYIPNKVLILADGDPSSFLSRQLPFLSTLRRLEDQATAYVCENQACSMPITDPCELRKLLHP; via the exons ATGCTGGGCGCGCGGGCCTGGTTGGGCCGCGTCCTTCTGCTGCCCCGCGCCGGTGCAGGCCTCGCCGCGAGCCGCAG GTGTCCTGGAGTCTGGCCCAGGACCTGGCCCCACAGGAGTCCCAGCAG GGGTAGCTCCTCCCGGGACAAGGACCGAAGTGCGACGGTCAGTAGTTCAGTGCCCATGCCTGCTGGAGGGAAGGGAAGCCATCCTTCATCTACACCCCAGAGGGTCCCCAACCGCCTGATCCACGAGAAGTCACCATACCTCCTACAACATGCCTACAATCCTGTGGACTG GTACCCCTGGGGACAGGAAGCCTTCGACAAGGCCAGGAAGGAAAACAAGCCGATTTTCCTCTCAG TCGGGTACTCCACCTGCCACTGGTGCCACATGATGGAAGAGGAGTCCTTCCAGAATGAGGAGATCGGCCGCCTGCTCAGTGAGGACTTTGTGAGTGTGAAGGTAGACCGTGAGGAGCGGCCTGACGTGGACAAGGTGTACATGATGTTCGTGCAG GCCACCAGCAGCGGCGGGGGCTGGCCCATGAATGTGTGGCTGACTCCCAACCTCCAGCCCTTTGTCGGGGGCACCTATTTCCCTCCTGAGGATGGCTTGACCCGAGTCGGCTTCCGCACAGTGTTGCTGAGAATACGAGAACAG TGGAAACAGAACAAGAACACCCTGCTAGAAAATAGCCAGCGTGTCACCACTGCCCTGCTGGCCCGATCAGAGATCAGCGTGGGTGACCGCCAGCTGCCGCCCTCTGCCGCCACCGTGAACAATCGCTGCTTCCAGCAGCTGGACGAGGGCTATGATGAGGAATACGGTGGCTTCGCTGAGGCCCCCAAGTTTCCCACGCCGG TGATCCTGAGCTTCCTGTTCTCCTACTGGCTCAGCCATCGACTGACTCAGGATGGCTCTCGGGCCCAGCAGATGGCCTTGCATACCCTGAAAATGATGGCTAACGGGGGCATCCGGGACCATGTGGGGCAG GGCTTTCACCGCTACTCCACAGACCGCCAGTGGCACGTCCCTCACTTTGAGAAGATGCTCTATGACCAGGCACAGCTCGCTGTGGCCTATTCGCAGGCCTTCCAG CTCTCTGGTGATGAATTCTACTCTGACGTGGCCAAAGGCATCCTGCAGTATGTGGCTCGGAGCCTGAGCCACCGG tcCGGAGGCTTCTATAGCGCAGAGGATGCAGACTCGCCCCCAGAGCGGGGCCTGCGGCCCAAAGAGGGCGCCTACTATGTGTGGACGGTCAAAGAGGTTCAGCAGCTCCTCCCGGAGCCTGTGTTGGGTGCCACTGAGCCGCTGACCTCAGGCCAGCTCCTCATGAAGCACTACGGCCTCACAGAGGCTGGTAACATCAGCCCCAGTCAG GACCCCAAGGGGGAGCTGCAGGGCCAGAATGTGCTGACCGTCCGGTACTCGCTGGAGCTGACTGCTGCCCGCTTTGGCTTGGATGTGGAGGCCGTGCGGACCTTGCTCAATACAGGGCTGGAGAAGCTCTTCCAGGCCCGGAAGCATCGGCCCAAGCCGCACCTGGACAGCAAGATGCTGGCTGCCTGGAATG GCTTGATGGTGTCAGGCTATGCTGTGACTGGGGCTGTCCTGGGCCAAGACAGGCTGATCAACTATGCCACCAATGGTGCCAAGTTCCTGAAGCGGCACATGTTTGATGTGGCCAGTGGCCGCCTGATGCGGACCTGCTACACCGGCCCTGGGGGGACTGTGGAGCACAG CAACCCCCCCTGCTGGGGCTTCCTGGAGGACTACGCCTTCGTGGTGCGGGGCCTGCTGGACCTGTATGAGGCCTCACAGGAGAGTGCGTGGCTCGAGTGGGCTCTGCGGCTGCAGGACACACAGGACAGGCTCTTTTGGGACTCCCAGGGTGGCGGCTACTTCTGCAGTGAGGCTGAGCTGGGGGCTGGCCTGCCCCTGCGTCTGAAGGACG ACCAGGATGGAGCAGAGCCCAGCGCCAATTCCGTGTCAGCCCACAACCTGCTCCGGCTGCATGGCTTCACGGGCCACAAGGACTGGATGGACAAGTGTGTGTGCCTATTGACCGCCTTTTCCGAGCGCATGCGCCGTGTCCCGGTGGCGTTGCCCGAGATGGTCCGCGCCCTCTCAGCCCAGCAGCAGACCCTCAAGCAG ATCGTGATCTGTGGAGACCGTCAGGCCAAGGACACCAAGGCCCTGGTGCAGTGCGTCCACTCTGTCTACATTCCTAACAAG GTGCTGATTCTGGCTGATGGGGACCCCTCGAGCTTCCTGTCCCGCCAGCTGCCTTTCCTGAGTACCCTCCGACGGTTGGAAGACCAGGCCACTGCATATGTGTGTGAGAATCAAGCCTGCTCAATGCCCATCACTGATCCCTGCGAATTACGAAAACTACTACATCCATGA
- the SPATA20 gene encoding spermatogenesis-associated protein 20 isoform X4 — translation MLGARAWLGRVLLLPRAGAGLAASRRCPGVWPRTWPHRSPSRGSSSRDKDRSATVSSSVPMPAGGKGSHPSSTPQRVPNRLIHEKSPYLLQHAYNPVDWYPWGQEAFDKARKENKPIFLSVGYSTCHWCHMMEEESFQNEEIGRLLSEDFVSVKVDREERPDVDKVYMMFVQATSSGGGWPMNVWLTPNLQPFVGGTYFPPEDGLTRVGFRTVLLRIREQWKQNKNTLLENSQRVTTALLARSEISVGDRQLPPSAATVNNRCFQQLDEGYDEEYGGFAEAPKFPTPVILSFLFSYWLSHRLTQDGSRAQQMALHTLKMMANGGIRDHVGQGFHRYSTDRQWHVPHFEKMLYDQAQLAVAYSQAFQLSGDEFYSDVAKGILQYVARSLSHRSGGFYSAEDADSPPERGLRPKEGAYYVWTVKEVQQLLPEPVLGATEPLTSGQLLMKHYGLTEAGNISPSQDPKGELQGQNVLTVRYSLELTAARFGLDVEAVRTLLNTGLEKLFQARKHRPKPHLDSKMLAAWNGLMVSGYAVTGAVLGQDRLINYATNGAKFLKRHMFDVASGRLMRTCYTGPGGTVEHRPGWSRAQRQFRVSPQPAPAAWLHGPQGLDGQVCVPIDRLFRAHAPCPGGVARDGPRPLSPAADPQADRDLWRPSGQGHQGPGAVRPLCLHS, via the exons ATGCTGGGCGCGCGGGCCTGGTTGGGCCGCGTCCTTCTGCTGCCCCGCGCCGGTGCAGGCCTCGCCGCGAGCCGCAG GTGTCCTGGAGTCTGGCCCAGGACCTGGCCCCACAGGAGTCCCAGCAG GGGTAGCTCCTCCCGGGACAAGGACCGAAGTGCGACGGTCAGTAGTTCAGTGCCCATGCCTGCTGGAGGGAAGGGAAGCCATCCTTCATCTACACCCCAGAGGGTCCCCAACCGCCTGATCCACGAGAAGTCACCATACCTCCTACAACATGCCTACAATCCTGTGGACTG GTACCCCTGGGGACAGGAAGCCTTCGACAAGGCCAGGAAGGAAAACAAGCCGATTTTCCTCTCAG TCGGGTACTCCACCTGCCACTGGTGCCACATGATGGAAGAGGAGTCCTTCCAGAATGAGGAGATCGGCCGCCTGCTCAGTGAGGACTTTGTGAGTGTGAAGGTAGACCGTGAGGAGCGGCCTGACGTGGACAAGGTGTACATGATGTTCGTGCAG GCCACCAGCAGCGGCGGGGGCTGGCCCATGAATGTGTGGCTGACTCCCAACCTCCAGCCCTTTGTCGGGGGCACCTATTTCCCTCCTGAGGATGGCTTGACCCGAGTCGGCTTCCGCACAGTGTTGCTGAGAATACGAGAACAG TGGAAACAGAACAAGAACACCCTGCTAGAAAATAGCCAGCGTGTCACCACTGCCCTGCTGGCCCGATCAGAGATCAGCGTGGGTGACCGCCAGCTGCCGCCCTCTGCCGCCACCGTGAACAATCGCTGCTTCCAGCAGCTGGACGAGGGCTATGATGAGGAATACGGTGGCTTCGCTGAGGCCCCCAAGTTTCCCACGCCGG TGATCCTGAGCTTCCTGTTCTCCTACTGGCTCAGCCATCGACTGACTCAGGATGGCTCTCGGGCCCAGCAGATGGCCTTGCATACCCTGAAAATGATGGCTAACGGGGGCATCCGGGACCATGTGGGGCAG GGCTTTCACCGCTACTCCACAGACCGCCAGTGGCACGTCCCTCACTTTGAGAAGATGCTCTATGACCAGGCACAGCTCGCTGTGGCCTATTCGCAGGCCTTCCAG CTCTCTGGTGATGAATTCTACTCTGACGTGGCCAAAGGCATCCTGCAGTATGTGGCTCGGAGCCTGAGCCACCGG tcCGGAGGCTTCTATAGCGCAGAGGATGCAGACTCGCCCCCAGAGCGGGGCCTGCGGCCCAAAGAGGGCGCCTACTATGTGTGGACGGTCAAAGAGGTTCAGCAGCTCCTCCCGGAGCCTGTGTTGGGTGCCACTGAGCCGCTGACCTCAGGCCAGCTCCTCATGAAGCACTACGGCCTCACAGAGGCTGGTAACATCAGCCCCAGTCAG GACCCCAAGGGGGAGCTGCAGGGCCAGAATGTGCTGACCGTCCGGTACTCGCTGGAGCTGACTGCTGCCCGCTTTGGCTTGGATGTGGAGGCCGTGCGGACCTTGCTCAATACAGGGCTGGAGAAGCTCTTCCAGGCCCGGAAGCATCGGCCCAAGCCGCACCTGGACAGCAAGATGCTGGCTGCCTGGAATG GCTTGATGGTGTCAGGCTATGCTGTGACTGGGGCTGTCCTGGGCCAAGACAGGCTGATCAACTATGCCACCAATGGTGCCAAGTTCCTGAAGCGGCACATGTTTGATGTGGCCAGTGGCCGCCTGATGCGGACCTGCTACACCGGCCCTGGGGGGACTGTGGAGCACAG ACCAGGATGGAGCAGAGCCCAGCGCCAATTCCGTGTCAGCCCACAACCTGCTCCGGCTGCATGGCTTCACGGGCCACAAGGACTGGATGGACAAGTGTGTGTGCCTATTGACCGCCTTTTCCGAGCGCATGCGCCGTGTCCCGGTGGCGTTGCCCGAGATGGTCCGCGCCCTCTCAGCCCAGCAGCAGACCCTCAAGCAG ATCGTGATCTGTGGAGACCGTCAGGCCAAGGACACCAAGGCCCTGGTGCAGTGCGTCCACTCTGTCTACATTCCTAA